Genomic segment of uncultured Desulfobacter sp.:
CCCGTTCCTGTTGCGGCATTGCCTATCCTGAACTGACGCCACAAATCTTTTCATTTAACTCGCCGTTGGGCATGTGTCCGGACTGCAACGGCATCGGCACCCTGTTGGCCATTGACCCGGACAAGGTGGTGCCTGACCCCAATTTGTCCATCCGTGAGGGGGCGGTGGTCCCATGGAAAAATTATTTCATCAAAAGCCCGCGGTTCAACAATGAAAATTCCTGGGGCAAGGGCCAGCTTCTGGCCATGGAAGAACAGTGGGGCATTGATTTCGATATTCCATGGAAGAATCTCCCTAAAAAACAGCAGGATATGCTGCTCTACGGCTCGGGAGACAAACAGATGACTGTAAACTGGAACTCGTCAAAGATCCAGGGCAGCTTTTCCCGCACCCACGAAGGTTTGATTCATACACTGATGCGCCGGTACAGGAACACCCAGTCCGAGCACCAGAAAAAGTACTATACCGATTTTATGACCGCCGCCGTCTGCCCGACATGCAAGGGGCGGCGGCTACGGGATGAGATTCTGCATGTCAGGATTAATGAACGCTCCATTATAGATGTCACCGAAATGACCGTGAAAACGGCCTATGATTTTATCTCATCCCTTGAGCTCACCGGCAGCAAAAAGCTGATTGCCGCAGAACTGCTCAAAGAGATCCGGGATCGTCTGGGCTTTCTGGTGAACGTTGGCCTGGATTATCTCTCCCTGGATCGGTCCGGCCCCACCTTGTCCGGCGGTGAATCCCAGCGCATCCGCCTGGCCTCCCAGGTGGGGTCTGAGCTGACCGGGGTGCTTTATATTCTGGACGAGCCCTCCATCGGCCTGCACCAGCGGGACAATATCAAGCTGCTCTCCACATTGAAACATCTGCGGGACATCGGCAACACCCTGCTCATTGTGGAGCATGACCAGGAAACCATGGAAGCCTCGGACTGGATTGTGGACGTGGGGCCGGGTGCCGGCCACCTGGGTGGTGAAATTGTGGCCCAGGGCACACCCGAACAGATCCGAAAAAACCCGGTTTCCCTCACTGGTCAGTTTTTAAGCGGACGTGAGACCATTGCCGTACCCGAAGAACGCAGAACCCCCAAAGCCATGGGCGATAAATGGCTTACCATCCACGGGGCATGTGAAAACAACCTGGCCGACATCACTGCCAAAATTCCTGTGGGGCTTTTCACCGCCGTCACCGGGGTGTCCGGGGCGGGCAAGTCCACCCTGATCAACCAAATTCTGTATCCGGCCCTGGCAGTCAAACTGCACAAATCCCAGATGAGTGTGGGAAAACATAAAGAGATCACCGGGCTGTCTCATATTAATAAGGTTATCAATATTGACCAGAAACCCATCGGCCGGACCCCGCGCAGTAATCCCGCCACATACACCAAGCTGTTTGACCCCATCCGGGACCTGTTTGCCATGCTGCCCGAATCCCAGTCCCGGGGATATAAAAAAGGACGCTACTCCTTTAACGTCAAGGGCGGCCGGTGTGAGGCCTGCCATGGAGACGGATACATCAAAGTGGAGATGCACTTTCTGGCCGACGTGTTTGTACCCTGTGACGTCTGCCACGGCAAACGGTTCAACAAATCCACATTGGAAATCAAGTACAAGGACCACTCCATTGCCGATGTATTGGATCTTTCTGTAGTACAGGCCCGGGAGCTGTTTGACGCCCACCCCAAAATCACCCGGATTCTGGACACCCTGGTGGATGTGGGACTCTCCTATATCAAACTGGGCCAGGCCGCCACCACCCTGTCCGGCGGCGAGGCCCAGCGGGTTAAGCTGGCCCGGGAGCTTGCCAGAAAAGACACCGGAGACACCCTCTATATCCTGGACGAACCCACCACCGGGCTGCATTTTCAGGATATCCGCATGCTGCTGCAGGTACTCCAGCGCCTTACCCATGCCGGCAACACCGTTGTAATCATTGAGCATAACCTGGATGTGATCAAGACCGCCGACTGGATTCTGGACATTGGTCCCGAGGGGGGCAGCGGCGGCGGGCGGATTGTGGCAGCCGGACCGCCGGAAAAGGTGGCTGAGAATGCAGACAGCTACACCGGCCGGTATTTAATTCCAGTCCTTACCCCCGGAGATAACGTTCCTGCGTGACGGATTACGTAATTTGCACCTTTTGGGGATAAAAAATGAAATTTTTGTAACTCTTCTTTATATTAATAATTCAGAAATACAGAGAAAAACGCTTTAAAAACAATAAATTACACAACCGGCACATCCTTTGCTATACGAATAAAGACAAAGGACGTGTATGACAAAGGGCACCATCACCCCTGAAACAACAGCATACTCCCTCTGTCCTTGTCTCACCACCACCATCATCACCTCCCTGTGTCGGAGCAAAAGATACCGGCACAGGGCCCCACCATAACATGGTGATTAAAAAAGGAAAAGAATTGTGGTCAGGCAGCATTCATATCCTGTCTGTCGGGCCGATATTCAAATTCAAATGCCCTGGGAATTAAAAATTTCCAGGGCATTTGAATTTTTAGCCCCGGCCAATTGTTTAAAAAAGGGAAAATTTCGTTCCCCAGGATGTAATTTTAGTAACAAGTTTAAAACGGTCCTCCGAGCCATTTATTTATTACTTTTAAATTCAGCATATTAAGCGATGGCACGTCCTTTGCTCTGTCAGGAAACACATCATGGCGAGCATGTTGTTTTGCTGATGATGAATTTTTATAAGAAAGTATAAATACGGATTTGAATTACTTTCTTGTTTTGCCATGGGCTGAAGTTATCAGAATGATACGCCGGATCAGCCCGTGGCTGTTATAGCAAAAAGGAGATGTAAATTTATGGAAACGTCCAACAAAATAATCGGAAATCAAAAAAAATTTGCAGCCCTTGCCTGTATTCTGACTGTTGTGGCAGCGGCCTGCCTGTATGGCACAGACGCCTCATCCGGTTTCCAATTTCTTAAAGCACAGCCCTGGGGAAATGTATTAATCACCTCATCTTCAATTCTATTTTTCCTGGCCATGGCAGAACTGGTATGGAGAATCATCCTGGTAATAAAATACAAACCCATCCCAAGTGTGTCCGATGATCAACTGCCGACATGCACAGTTGTAGTTCCAGCCTACAATGAAGGCCGTCAGGTATTTGATACCCTTAAAAGTCTTGCGGGCAGTAACTACCCAAAGAAAAAAATACAATTGATTGCCGTGGATGACGGCAGTGCGGATGATACTTGGAAATGGATTAAACTGGCCAAAAGAACACTTGATATCCCTGTCCTGACCATACGCCAGTCCAAGAACCAGGGCAAACGCCAGGCGCTTTATGACGGATTTAAGAAAAGTTCAGGCAAGGTATTGGTCACCGTGGACAGTGATTCCATGGTGGAGGCCGATACCCTGAGAAATCTGGTAACGCCGTTCTCGGTAAATCCCAGGGTTGGTGCGGTTGCCGGCAATGTCCGGGTGCTCAACCAGAACCAGGGTATTATCCCCCGGATGGTGGACATTGTTTTTGTGTTCAGCTTTGATTTCATGCGTGCCAGCCAGAGCATGTACCGCACAGTAACCTGTACGCCCGGTGCATTGTCCGCATACCGTAAAGCAGCCGTCATGGGTGTTCTTGATAAATGGCGGAAGCAGACGTTTCTCGGGCGCCCCGCCAATATCGGCGAAGACCGTGCCATGACCAATATGATTCTTCGCCAGGGATATCATGTATTATTTCAGCAGAACGCCAGGGTTTTTACCGAAGTCCCGGTGGTTTATTCCCAGCTTTGTAAAATGTATTTGAGATGGGCCCGAAGCAATGTACGAGAAACCATTGCAATGGCACGCTTTATCTTCACACCGTTCCGTCGGGAATCAATGCTTGGCGCACGGATCAATCTGGTTTCCGACGTGCTCAAACTGACAGTCGCCCAGGGGTTTTTCCTGATCTCCTGGGGATTGATTCTATGGCACCCGGCCATATTCGGAACAAAAACCATTATCGGCATTGTGCTGGGCTCCAGCCTCTCTGCCACAATATACGCCTGGAAATTCGGCAGGATCTCTTCGGTACTGGCTTTTGCCTACGGCTTCTTCTTTTTCATCGCCCTGACCTGGATCAAACCCTATGCCCTGGTTACGCCCCATAACTCCAGCTGGTTGACAAGAGCTTGCCCAAAAGCCAAGCCGGATAAAGATCTTCATCAATTAAGCGCTCGGCAATTGACCTAATTCGTCCTCTCTTAACTTTATCTTTCTTTTATCTTTCTTTTGGCACGGCGCACTGTTCCGGTGCTGCCGTGCCTTCCTTATATGATCCGGCAACCACACTGACGGGCCAAAAAAAATACAGTTATCCAAACTAAATAATTAATCTCAATTCCCTTTGACCTTCTTGAATGAATCAGATATATTAAACCCATACCAAGTTAAATAGTTGATTGTTATTCGCTTACGACTTCACGACTGGTTTTTGGTCACTTCATGTCTCTTACACTACACTCCGTACGATCACCAGGTTCTGCTGAAATCATTTTACAACTCTTTTAGCCGGTTGATTATCGTAAAATTCTTTAAATTTAAAAGAAAAGGAGAAAACCATGGGAACCCATGAACTTCATTACGAAACCATCACCCGTTTAACCACCGCAATTTCCCAGTGCAAAGAACAAGAGGAAGTTGCCATGATTACGGCAGAAAGTGTTAAAAGCGCCTTTAATGCCAAAGGCTGCTGCGTTTTCCTGGTCAACCGGGAGACTGGAGAGCTCGGCCTGATGGGCTCTTCCGGACTGAGCCAGGAGTACCTGAAAAAAGGTCCGATCCACTTTAAACAGGCAATAAAAGAAGCCAAGGATGCAGTCCCCATTGCCATTTACGATGTCATGGATGATCCCCGGATCGAGTATCCCGAGGCAGCAAAAAAAGAAGGAATCTCCTCGCTGCTGGGTGTGCCCATTATCAGCCACAACAAAATAATCGGTGCTATGCGGCTTTATACGGCCAAACCATGGGAATTTTCCCAGGATGATGTCACCGTAATCCAGGCCGTTGCCCTGATCTGCGGTATGGCCATGGATATGTGCCGGATGTACAAAGGGTATAAAACCAGCATTGAAGTATTGAAAAACATGAGAGATTCATCAAGTTTCAACGTCAATAAATGGACCCCTTATGAAGGCGTCCCCACCAGTGTTGATCGGTCCATTTGCGATTATTAATCAATAAAACGGCTTAACCATTGACGGCTGCAGGGAATTCCCTGCAGCCGTTTTGGGTTTATGGATGTAAGGCCCTGCGCACCGCGGCAGCGGAGGCGGCCAGTTCGCCTACTGTGCCGGCAAAATCTTTTTCCAACGCAGTCCTGAATTTTTCCCATTCCAGACCGAACCGGTAAAAAGCTGTAGCTGCCAACTGTTTGGTGATGATGGCGTCACGGTACTCCTGCATGGCATCTGTATTCAGTGTGTCCATGATCCGTTTTTTGCCCATGAATTCAACCAAGATTTTGGGGATATAGGCCGCCAGGATTTTCCAGACCAGGGTTTTCTGTTTTAATGTGGTGTTCAGCCGAACTCGAAATATTTCCTGCAGGGCCAGAATTTCTTCTCCGGCCCTTTCCGATTGGGCACACAGCGGGACATTCGGATCTGCTTTACATCGGGAAATTAATATTTTTGTTTCTGCTGCCGCAAAGGTTTCGA
This window contains:
- the uvrA gene encoding excinuclease ABC subunit UvrA; the protein is MKKNTAASVTQTAESCDADSLTPLPPLEGDFRSKELDRIIVRGAKEHNLKNIDVEIPKKKLVVVTGVSGSGKSSLAFDTIFAEGQRRYVESLSSYARQFIGQMEKPRYDTIRGLSPTIAIEQKAASKNPRSTVGTITEIYDYLRVLFARVGTQYCYKCGKKVGRGHAQAMVSQIMDLPDGSKILILAPIVENRKGEHRERLEELKKDGYARVRVDGVVQDLENVQTLARNKKHHIEVVIDRLVVKSDGVFEKRLTDSVEAALKLGAGQLIVHIVGREDLKMSEARSCCGIAYPELTPQIFSFNSPLGMCPDCNGIGTLLAIDPDKVVPDPNLSIREGAVVPWKNYFIKSPRFNNENSWGKGQLLAMEEQWGIDFDIPWKNLPKKQQDMLLYGSGDKQMTVNWNSSKIQGSFSRTHEGLIHTLMRRYRNTQSEHQKKYYTDFMTAAVCPTCKGRRLRDEILHVRINERSIIDVTEMTVKTAYDFISSLELTGSKKLIAAELLKEIRDRLGFLVNVGLDYLSLDRSGPTLSGGESQRIRLASQVGSELTGVLYILDEPSIGLHQRDNIKLLSTLKHLRDIGNTLLIVEHDQETMEASDWIVDVGPGAGHLGGEIVAQGTPEQIRKNPVSLTGQFLSGRETIAVPEERRTPKAMGDKWLTIHGACENNLADITAKIPVGLFTAVTGVSGAGKSTLINQILYPALAVKLHKSQMSVGKHKEITGLSHINKVINIDQKPIGRTPRSNPATYTKLFDPIRDLFAMLPESQSRGYKKGRYSFNVKGGRCEACHGDGYIKVEMHFLADVFVPCDVCHGKRFNKSTLEIKYKDHSIADVLDLSVVQARELFDAHPKITRILDTLVDVGLSYIKLGQAATTLSGGEAQRVKLARELARKDTGDTLYILDEPTTGLHFQDIRMLLQVLQRLTHAGNTVVIIEHNLDVIKTADWILDIGPEGGSGGGRIVAAGPPEKVAENADSYTGRYLIPVLTPGDNVPA
- a CDS encoding glycosyltransferase, which encodes METSNKIIGNQKKFAALACILTVVAAACLYGTDASSGFQFLKAQPWGNVLITSSSILFFLAMAELVWRIILVIKYKPIPSVSDDQLPTCTVVVPAYNEGRQVFDTLKSLAGSNYPKKKIQLIAVDDGSADDTWKWIKLAKRTLDIPVLTIRQSKNQGKRQALYDGFKKSSGKVLVTVDSDSMVEADTLRNLVTPFSVNPRVGAVAGNVRVLNQNQGIIPRMVDIVFVFSFDFMRASQSMYRTVTCTPGALSAYRKAAVMGVLDKWRKQTFLGRPANIGEDRAMTNMILRQGYHVLFQQNARVFTEVPVVYSQLCKMYLRWARSNVRETIAMARFIFTPFRRESMLGARINLVSDVLKLTVAQGFFLISWGLILWHPAIFGTKTIIGIVLGSSLSATIYAWKFGRISSVLAFAYGFFFFIALTWIKPYALVTPHNSSWLTRACPKAKPDKDLHQLSARQLT
- a CDS encoding GAF domain-containing protein, with protein sequence MGTHELHYETITRLTTAISQCKEQEEVAMITAESVKSAFNAKGCCVFLVNRETGELGLMGSSGLSQEYLKKGPIHFKQAIKEAKDAVPIAIYDVMDDPRIEYPEAAKKEGISSLLGVPIISHNKIIGAMRLYTAKPWEFSQDDVTVIQAVALICGMAMDMCRMYKGYKTSIEVLKNMRDSSSFNVNKWTPYEGVPTSVDRSICDY